From Candidatus Palibaumannia cicadellinicola, the proteins below share one genomic window:
- the rpsO gene encoding 30S ribosomal protein S15 encodes MSLSINKKEKIISDFGRCALDSGSTEVQIAILTDKINNLQVHFANNKKDCHSRRGLLRMVSKRRKLLDYIKDKNIVSYNQLIERLSIRR; translated from the coding sequence ATGTCTCTAAGTATTAATAAAAAAGAAAAAATAATTTCTGATTTTGGCCGTTGTGCGCTAGATAGCGGTTCTACAGAAGTTCAAATCGCTATTTTAACAGATAAAATTAATAATTTACAGGTACATTTTGCGAACAATAAAAAAGATTGCCATAGTAGACGGGGACTACTGCGTATGGTGTCAAAACGTCGTAAGCTGCTAGACTATATTAAGGATAAAAATATAGTTAGTTATAATCAACTCATTGAAAGACTTAGTATACGTCGTTAA